In Planococcus citri chromosome 4, ihPlaCitr1.1, whole genome shotgun sequence, the genomic window agttttgaaaattgcttttttgaaaGGGTTAATGTAACCGAGTGCCAAAGTTGAGTAAGGAGAATGAAAGGTAACACTTCGATCTTTAAAAAAACGTAACCGCGAAGCTCTAAGTTAAGTATTGCCTAAGGCACATAGGTTTAAAAACTTCaatcgcgtttttctcaaatcatcatttttttctaacgcCCATATTCCACCAAGACCctcaatttgataaattctAATTTCTAACCTAACAAcctatttcattgaaaaatcaataatcattaATCAAGCACCAGTTGAAGAAGTTCATAGGAATACAGACTACTGAATTCTCAAGTCAAGTTCctaaattcagttttcaattgaaaaaattttcagctttaaaaaaaatgaaaattgggaaaaaaatttcttcaactttcacTTTCCTGATAACAAACGCCATCTGCATTAGAACACGTgcaattgaaaatgtaaacaagaaacaaaaacaTCGGACATTCACACCTGTTTCTTATCGCCATTCGAgtactcaaaaaattattcaccagtTGGATTTTTATGTTCttcgttttcacttttcatacATTTACGATTACGATACGAATGAAGACTGAAGTATTTTCATCGTCCACGTCCAGGCAATATCTGCATAGTGCATTTGAGTAACTTTCATTTTCACATCTTCTCTAGGTACCTGTTCGGTTTTCAAATCGTCTCATTCTCGATCAAAACTCGTATCGATGTATCCCACGACCAACCAACTTGATGGTGGGAATGTTACGATACGCGGTTCAACTTATAAATTATGTAACTACTATGGTTCATTTGCAGTTACATAATCATATACCTGATGGCATAGTAGTTGCAGCAAACATACTACTAATTTACCTACGTTAGTTtcttcacattgcaattttcatGTGCTGATTCACCTTTCGCAGACTTTTCTTTCAcgtgtacctatttcaatttgattAATCGATGTATTCTTgtttaaatggaattttcttcGAGTAATAAACTTCGATTGTAACGTAATTTTTCGTGTTATAGTTACGTATCAAAACCGACTATGGATTCCAAGCTGTATTCCGGCTTTTTGCTTGCCATTGAAATTATCATATTGGTCGTCAGAATATTCATTACAATCTTCGAAAGCATCTACAGATTATGTGTACCTGATGAAGAAAAACCAGTCAATAATGAAATAGTATTGGTGAGTAAACGtaatccaaaatatttcaattttttcaacaattcgatAGTAAAATTACAATGAATATTCGCTTCAGATTACTGGTACTGGTCATGGTATGGGCAGAGAGTTAGCTCTTCAGTATGCTGAACTTGGTGCTACTGTCGTATGCGTCGATATAAATAAAGAAAGTAACGACGAAACTGTAAAATTGGTCAATGATATAGGCAAGAAAAAAGCTCACAGTTATCAGTAAGTAATTCGATTTGGTTCTTCGGATAATATTCAACTTATTTTTACTTTCAACTTGCGGTCGTCGTGTTACAGGTGCGATGTTTCGAACGAACAACAGGTCAAAGTACTCGTTGATAAAGTTAAACAGGAAGTCGGCGTTGTATCTATTTTAGTCAATAATGCAGGAATCATGCCTTGCCACCGATTTTTCACATACACCGAAGCCGAAATACAGAAACTCTTCGGTATCAATGTGTTTGCTCACATTTGGGTAAGTTGATGTATCAATAAGATATGTATAATTTTATTCTGCACATCTGAGCATCgtattaataatttattattcgtCTGTGTGTTCAGctacttcaaaatattttaccagATATGATTGAAAAGAATCACGGACACATTATTACATTATCTTCGATGGCTGGTGTAATCGGTGTTGAGAATTTGGCTCCTTATTGTGCTACGAAATTCGCTGTCAGAGGTGAGCTAAATGCATGGTGATAATTGGAGGTCGTCTCGTGACACTATATTATATAGGCATTTCAccgtttaaattaatttcaggaATGATCGAATCGTTACACGAAGAAATTAGAACGAGAACGAAAGGAACGAATATTAAATTCACTCTCATTTACCCTTACATGGTTGATACTGGATTATGTCAGAAGCCCGTGATCAGGTAATTTATCGGCGATTTACTCACCGACACGATGAAATACGATGATCACACCGATTGATCGATGTTTTCTTGGCAGATTCCCATCAATTTTGAGTATGGTTAAACCGAAAGAGGCTGCTCGTCAAATTATACAAGCTTCGCGACGTAACATATTGGAACATTCGATACCAAGCACTCTACTCGGAACTAATAATTTCTTCAGGTAAGCCTTTCGgttagataatttttaaaagaaataaatGTATCAGAAATTGATTTACGACTTTTGTTCACAGACTTCTACCGCATAAAGCTGGACTCCTTTTGAAAGATTTCTTAGGATCTACGTTGGATGAACATGACAAATAAAAGTGAACTACCTACCAAATGGAACACTCCGTCTCGTGCTGTCAATTATATAATCTCAGAAGTGAttacgaattaattttgaatggaaaagCATTTATAAATTCCTTAATTACCTATtgctttttattgtttttttttttaaatagcctaaatggaaaaactttgtgataaataaatttatcaatCAAGTTACgataattttatacatttttatacgTAATCTACATTTAATACCTACGTTTGATTGGTTTACGTTGTAATATGGTTATAAAAGTACATGAAAGTTTTCTCGTTGAAGCTGTGAATTTCATAACCAATCTTTTATGTATATTaacatatttattattttaaactaGTCAGTAATGTTATTTattgttacctatttttaaagtATGATTTGGGTGTGCATTTAATTTTTAAGTcacttgaaacaaaattgaaataagatcCTTCTTGAATTTTGttgtacctatctacatttttaaaaattacggtGAACTGTAGCTATGTCCTGATTCGTGTTCAGTgtaatcgtaatttttctctTACAGTAAAACAAGAGATAAATTTACATTATCTCAGGGACACGTgcctctacctacttacttcatttaatgggatttttttcaaacaaacttgATTAAGGGCCCGAAAATGGAAATTAGTGTGTGTAAGTTGgtttttaatttgcaaaaaaattacatttgttGTAACATCGGATGTCGTTAAATATCTCGAGCGGAAATACTGGAGTAGTAAAAAAACGAGTACGGAAATTGGAATAGCTTGAATCATATAATCATTTTAAACCATCAAAACGAAATGTTATGCAATGTGCATTTTTAGTGCATACATTCATCGTGATTTATGCTGGATTATGTTCAATTTTCACTCCACTCCGGTAACAAGGtagaattcaaacacagttcgTCAACTGTGAATTCAGTTCAGCAGGAGCTTAGGAGAAAACCTGAGCAGTTTTCATTGCACAATCTATGTAAAGCTACAGTAAGTAAAGTACCTTATCTCAGAATTTGTAGGGTTGTACTCACATGTTAGGTAGCTGTTGTTGTATGTTGAATAAACATCTTGGATGTTGGATGGAACAGAAACGTGAGGTtcattcatcaatcatcattgaGGACAGTCTTCTCAAATCGTAAATCCCATAATGATGAGAAATTATACCGGAATAAATGGTACGGAAGGCTGAAAAGCTCATAGCTGAGAGTTTTAAAGAATTATCACGAATCAATCAACGTAGACGTACGCACCGGAATGAAACACAGAACACACTTTTTGAACACCCGGTGAAAGAAAAAGGGACAGGAAAAGCATAAACAACGGTTTACGAAATCCGAATTCGTAATTATTTCATAATGAATAAAcagtaaatttgaaaacgattcataaataatttccatacttttgaaaaaattcatttttttatcaatttttttcagccaatCACACGTGTTTACATCCCGCCATTTAGAATTTGGTAACACTGTGtatcaaaaaataatctttGGGATGCTGCGccgcattttttttcttatttattattatttgataCTCCTTTACCCTTCATTTGTTCACTTGATTATCTTGTACATGAGTTGTAcatattattcaatttcaaccacgaaattttcaaaaaattcaccttgCTTTGATCAAGTTTTCAATTCCACTTTCGTGCAGCACTTGTTTGTCTTGAGAAAATGGTAACATTTGTTattcaaaacaaacaaaaaacaaaacaagttGCGGTTACTGATAACCACAATCAGAATGTGCgccaagaaatgaaaaattgttcagcgttaattattataaaaaatcattaaaatggtGTGTAAAAATTGAGCCAACTATGCTCTATCCCTTTACCAACAATACTATTTTTCCAACTCACAATGGCAGAAAATCAGATTCGCGACGTTGTTCGTTTCTTAAACTCCAGACACATCAAAATCAGCGAACAAAACGAATGGCTCGTGGAAtgctacgagtattttaaatcCAATAATCCGCAGGTTTGTGTATTAAAATAACTAATTAAACGGATGCAGGAAGTTATGATGTTGATTATTTgatcgatgaatttttccaGAGTAATCGCGTAGAAACGCAGGAGTTCGTTTACGATCAATGGAAACTTGCAGATCTCCGTGATATAGCTGAGGGTTCCTTACAACCAAATATTGCAAATATTCCTGCAACGTCCATCAATGAGAAAATTATATTACAGGTGAGGCATAGAAGCAACTTTTTATTACTGCCATGGGTCATTCTCATTATTCTTTattaatgattgaaaatttt contains:
- the LOC135844413 gene encoding epidermal retinol dehydrogenase 2-like isoform X1 — its product is MKTEVFSSSTSRQYLHSAFDYVSKPTMDSKLYSGFLLAIEIIILVVRIFITIFESIYRLCVPDEEKPVNNEIVLITGTGHGMGRELALQYAELGATVVCVDINKESNDETVKLVNDIGKKKAHSYQCDVSNEQQVKVLVDKVKQEVGVVSILVNNAGIMPCHRFFTYTEAEIQKLFGINVFAHIWLLQNILPDMIEKNHGHIITLSSMAGVIGVENLAPYCATKFAVRGMIESLHEEIRTRTKGTNIKFTLIYPYMVDTGLCQKPVIRFPSILSMVKPKEAARQIIQASRRNILEHSIPSTLLGTNNFFRLLPHKAGLLLKDFLGSTLDEHDK
- the LOC135844413 gene encoding epidermal retinol dehydrogenase 2-like isoform X2 translates to MDAKTKVDYKTVDELSYVSKPTMDSKLYSGFLLAIEIIILVVRIFITIFESIYRLCVPDEEKPVNNEIVLITGTGHGMGRELALQYAELGATVVCVDINKESNDETVKLVNDIGKKKAHSYQCDVSNEQQVKVLVDKVKQEVGVVSILVNNAGIMPCHRFFTYTEAEIQKLFGINVFAHIWLLQNILPDMIEKNHGHIITLSSMAGVIGVENLAPYCATKFAVRGMIESLHEEIRTRTKGTNIKFTLIYPYMVDTGLCQKPVIRFPSILSMVKPKEAARQIIQASRRNILEHSIPSTLLGTNNFFRLLPHKAGLLLKDFLGSTLDEHDK